A window of Paenibacillus phoenicis genomic DNA:
TTTGGGATACGGGGCGGTTGTTCTCCATCAGCATGGAGACGCGGGCATTGCTGCTGTTGATCGGTTGGACGTTGCTGGTCGTTTCCGTACAGATGCTGGCGTTATCGCGCCAGAGTATTTTGCTGTTCTTGTCCGCCACGGTGATCTACTTGCTCGTGCTGGAAGCTGCCGTCGGCTTGGAGCTGTATTTGGGCGTCATCCGCTCGGCGGCGTTGGGCTTGGCCCTGCAGGCGGCAGCGTTCCATCGCGGCGAGTCTGGACCGAGCCGGGGAACCGGGAGCATCGCCGGCGGGGCCGTCGTGCTCGCCTGCGTGGCGGGCGCAGCGCTGCTCAGCTCGCTGCTGCCGCTGCAGCCGGTGCGGGCGATCTCTTGGGAGCAGGTCGCGCGCAGCTTGTCGGAGTGGAGCGGAGCCGAGCTGACAGGCACGCCGGGCCATGCTGCGGCTGTCAATGTATCCGGCTACGGCCGGGACGACTCCAAGCTGGGCGGGCCGCTGCGCCTGCGCCATGACCCGTATTTTACGGCGTTGTCGCCGTACAATACGTACTGGCGCGGCGAAAGCAAAAGCGTATACACCGGCCGGGGCTGGATTCAACCGGCCGGGGAAGGCGCGCCCGCGATCGCCGGGGCGGAGCGCTCCGGCGGCGTAACGGGCGAGGCGGCTGAAGGCGAAGCCATCACAGCCGAGGCCCAGGTCGACACCGGCCGCGAGCTCATACGGCAAACGGTGACGTTCGAAGCGCCGTTGTCGGGGAGGGTAGCCCTGCTCTCGGGCGGGCTTCCGGTCCAGGCGGAACGGATCATCGCCGGTGACGGAAACGAGTCGGTGCAGATTGAGCCTCGGTTTGATGCCTGGGCCGATGCCTTGATCGTCGACTATGCTGCCCCGGCGGAGCAGATTTACGGCTATGAGCTGACGTCGGCGGTGCCGACGGCGTCTGCGGACAAGCTGCGCCAAGAAGAGGGGCCGGACCCTGTAGAGGTCCGTGACCGCTTTCTGCAGCTGCCGGACGCATTGCCGGAGCGGGTGCGGAAGTTGGGCGAGCAGCTTGTCGCCGGAGAAAGCAACCGCTATGATGCGGCGGCCGCCGTCGAGAGCTACCTTAAGCATCGCTACGCTTACAGCCTCGATTCCCGTCAGCCGCCGGAAGGCGCCGATTTCGTCGACCACTTTCTGTTCGTCGACCGCATCGGCTATTGTGACCATTTCTCGACGGCGATGGTCATCTTGCTGCGCAGCGGCGGGATTCCGGCTCGCTGGGTCAAGGGCTTCGCGCCGGGAGATCCTGCGCCATCTGCAGCTGCGGCTTCCGCCGGAGCGGGGAGCGGGTTAGAGTCCGCCTCGTTCGCAAACAGTACAGCTTCCGCAGAGATGCACCGGTATTCCGTAACCTATGCCGATGCGCATTCGTGGGTAGAGGTTTATTTTCCTGAAGCGGGTTGGGTTGCCTTTGATCCGACGCCGGGGTTTGGCGAATCCATAGCTTTAAGCGTCAGCACCTTAGCGGATTACAGATTAAGCGAAGCAGATGCAGGAGCGGCCTTTCCATGGTTAGCCAAAGCAGTTGAGGTGGCCAAGCACTTGCAACCGAGGCTTGCGGAAGCCGCCTACGAACAACTTTCCCACCTGAACCCGCGGCTGCGCCCGTTCGATTGGACTGCCTTGGCTTTGGTTGCCGGTTTCGCTTTGCTGTTCGCACGGGAAATGAGGCTGCGCGGACACTTGCTGCTTCTTGCCTTCGGACGGTTGCGGCTAAGCAGTGCCTTTCCTGGACGCCGCGAGCTGCTGGCTTCGGCGGATCGGGTTTGGCACGAATTGGCATTGCTTTACGGCCCCAAGCCTGCGTCCATGACAGCCCGGGAATATATCCAGAGCGCTTTCAGCGAAGATCAGGCGCAAGCGGAGTGTGCTGAGCAGTTCGTGCGGACCTGGGAAAGGATCTACTATGGAGGCCTGCGGCTGGAGCGACAGGAAAGCGTGAAATTCCTAGAACAATGCCGGAAGTTGGCCTCTCGCCGACGCTGAAATTGGCGTTTGGGCTTCCTTGACGACCTCTTTTGTCGTTTCGTATAATAGGTGTCATAATTTGAGGGAGGCTCGGTCATGAATAAACCTAATGAAATGATTGTGGTCCTTGACTTCGGAGGACAATACAATCAGTTAATAGCAAGAAGGATCCGCGACTTAGGCGTGTACAGCGAATTGCTGCCGTATAATACGCCGGTAGAACGCCTGCGGGAAATCGCGCCGAAAGGCATCGTTTTTTCGGGTGGTCCGTCCAGCGTTTATGCGGAGGATGCACCGCACATTGACCCGGCCGTGTACGACATCGGTGTGCCGATCTTCGGCATCTGTTATGGTATGCAGTTAATGGCTCACCAGCTTGGCGGTAAGGTCGAACGTGCGGCAAAACGCGAGTACGGCAAAGCGGACGTGGATTTTGCCGAACATTCGGCATTAACTCGCGGTTTGGATTCGAAGCAGACGGTATGGATGAGCCACGGGGACCACGTGACCCAGCTTCCGGACGGCTTCGTGGTTGATGCATCGACAGAGCATGCGCCTATCGCCGGGTTTTCGAATCCGGACCGGAAGATGTATGGCGTACAATTTCACCCCGAAGTGCGGCATTCCGTACATGGGAATGAAATGATCCGCAATTTCCTTTACGACATTTGCGGTTGCGAAGGCAACTGGAGCATGGAGACGTTTATCGAAGACGCGGTGCGCGATATTCGCGCCCAAGTCGGTGACGGCAAAGTGCTTTGCGCGTTGAGCGGCGGCGTGGACTCTTCGGTGGTGGCCATGCTGATTCATAAAGCGATTGGCGACCAGTTAACCTGCATGTTCATCGATCACGGTCTGCTGCGCAAAGGCGAAGCGGAGAGCGTCATGGAGACCTTCGTCGGCAAGTTCGACATGAAGGTCGTCAAGATTGATGCGCGCGAGCGTTTCCTCTCGAAGCTGGCTGGCGTGGATGACCCGGAACAGAAGCGCAAAATCATCGGTAACGAATTTATCTACGTGTTCGACGAAGAGTCGGCGAAATTCGATGACTTTACATTCCTGGCCCAAGGAACGTTGTATACGGATATTGTCGAGAGCGGCACGGCAACGGCCCAAACGATTAAGTCCCACCATAACGTTGGCGGGTTGCCGGAAGATATGAAGTTCAAGCTGATCGAACCGCTGAAAACGTTGTTCAAAGACGAGGTCCGCAAGGTTGGCGAAGAGCTGGGTCTGCCTCGGGAAATCGTGTGGAGACAACCGTTCCCGGGACCGGGACTCGCTATCCGCGTCTTAGGCGAAGTGACGGAAGAGAAATTGCAAATCGTTCGGGATTCCGACTACATCCTGCGCGAAGAAATCGCCAAAGCGGGACTGGATCGTGAGATTTGGCAATACTTCACGGCATTGCCGAATATGCGCAGCGTAGGGGTTATGGGCGACGCTCGTACTTACTCCTACACAGTAGGCATCCGTGCCGTGACGTCCATCGACGGCATGACCGCCGACTGGGCGCGTATTCCGTGGGACGTGCTGGAGAAGATTTCCGTACGGATCGTCAACGAGGTCGAGAACGTGAACCGCGTCGTGTACGACATTACGTCGAAGCCGCCGGCCACGATTGAATGGGAATAGATTAGAAGGAATCAATGTCGTCTGCAGCTTAACAGCCTAGACACATAAGGGGGGCATAGACGACATTGAAACTCTTGTGTAAACCCGCAATTTTAAAGTGCAAAAAATTACTCTCTTTTATCTGCGGTATTAAGCAAATAGAAGGGAGTATTTTTTATGGCCAAAATCGCAAAATATCCAGTCAAAATCCGTGCTAGGCCTTCGAGAAATAATATAATCCATGATGAGATTCCTCTTGCAGCTGCAAGAGGTTTTTTGTTTGCAGGTAACGAAGGTGAGCTACCGTTTCACCGAGGGCGAAGCGGATGCTTTCCGGGTGAACAACTCCAGGAAACAGCCGGGCACAAACCTCAAAGGGGGTGAGCGCTTTAGCTCCTGCCGCGTTAAATAACGCCAGGATCTTGTCCAGCCGTTCATGATGATGAGCGAGGATGCGATCGATGTATCCAGGCTGCGGATGGAAGACAGCACCATGGCCGGGCAGGACGGTGTGGATGTTTCTCTGGCGCAGGAAAATTAAGGTATCGAGATACTGCTGCAAGGGATCCTGCTCATCCTCATAACGAAACGTAATGTTTGGCGTGATTCGCTCAAGAAGTAGGTCCCCGCCAATCAACAATCGCTTCTCCTCATTCCAGAAGCCGATGCTTCCCTCAGCATGCCCGCCTCCAACGACGGTTACATAAGGAATCCCGCCCAGTAGAAAGGAATCTCCCTCTTGTACGAACAGCGACTCTCCCGCAATCGTGGAGATTTGTTCTAACAGCTCGCGGTCAAGCACCGCCATTTCATCGCATTGTGGTTCAGGAATGCCGCAGCTGCGATAAAACGACCAGTTCTCCTCTACCTGCTCATTCCGGTAATATTGGTTAGCCAAAGCGAAGGTTGCGGAGGTTGCTAGTAAAATCCCCCCGGTCCACTGCTGCATGGCTCCGGCAAATCCATAATGATCTGGATGATAATGAGTGATGAAGATCCGTTTGATATCCGAGGGGCTCAGGTTGAACTGCCGTAATACATCGATCCAGAGGGCCTCGGTATCCGGCGTTTTGAGTCCCGGGTCAATGACGCTCCAGCCTTCTTCGTCTTGAATGAGGTAGCTGTTCACGTGATTCAGACGGAAGGGAAGAGGCAGGCGAATTTGGTAGACCTGTTTCTGTGGCGTTTGCATCCGGTTACTCCTCAATTGTCCAAAGTTTAGAGAAAACTATAAATCAGAGTAAACTGGGGTGTCAAGTAAATATTTATTGCTTATAAAAAAGCTGAAAACCGTTGACAAATAATTCTGATCTGTTTAGTATGGATTTAAAATGTTTCAATGGCAAACAAAAAAAGGGGGCATCACTGAAATGACTGCTGGCTTATCCCAAGAGGAGCTCGAAGCCGTCCTGACCGATTCCCAATATCATCAATTTCTTGGTTTTCGGCTTGAGGAGTTTGGGGATCAGTCCATTACGATCCGCTTGCCGTACAATGAATTGTTTTACACTTCTGCAGATGCAGATGGATATATTCATGGGGGCATGATCTCAACCTTAATCGATGTTGCTGGATATTATGCGATATTCCGGTTCCTGAATCGACCCGTGCCAACGGTTGATCTACATATTAATTTTCTGCGGCCCGGAAGAGCAGGAGATTTGCTGGCGACGGCTACCGTGGTGAAGTTGGGACGTACGGTGAGCATTGCCGACATTGTCGTGACGGATCTGGAAAGAAAGCAAGTTGCGATCGGGCGGGGATTGTTCAGCTCCAAATAGGAGAAGAAGGGGGGGCTTAATTAAAGATGGGAAAGGTGGGCCATTATGGCTAGTTATAATTTTGCAGAAATCATTCGGACATCGGCCGCTCGCGCCTCTTCCCGTATTGCCATTTTGGCTCAGGGGAAGGTCATCAGCTACGGAGAACTCGTGGAGCGGGTCAATCGGGCCGGCAATCTGTTCCTGCATCTTGGCGTAAAGCCGGGAGACCGTGTAGCCGTCTTATTTATTAATGATTACCGCTTCCTGGAGATTTGCTTCGGTTTGATCTCCATCGGAGCCGTTCCGGTTCCCATGAATTCCAAGCTTGGAGCCGAAACGCTGGCTTATGTGTACGAGAACAGCGGAAGTCGGATGCTGGCCTATCATGCGGTGTTGGTTGAGAAGGCGCACAGCATCGAGCGGTTGACTCGCGTTGAGGTGAGTCTCCTATGCGGAGCAGAGGACAACCTACCTCAGGACGGCGGGGGTTCGCTCAACTACGACGAGCTGGTAACAGCTCAATCCAATCAATTGGAACTGTATCCGACTCAGGAAGAAGACCTTTGTCTGCTTCCCTATACCTCGGGATCCACGGGCAAACCGAAAGGCTGCCGACTCACGCACGGCGGACAACGCTGGAATGTCTCCGTGATCGTCGAAGCCCGGGGATTGAAGCCGGATGCCCGCATTGTCATTTCTTTGCCTTTATATCATAAGAACGCCATGGTTTCGATGAAAACTGTATTTTATTCGGGCTCTTCCGCCGTGATTCTGCCTGATGCCGTACCGGCCGATATTTTGCAGGCTATTGAGACTCATCGCTGCACCTATATTTCGGGAGTTCCCGCTTTATACCGCATGCTGGTGACTCATATCAAGAATTCACCGCGGCCTTATGATCTTAGCTCGTTGGAGTTTGCGCTTTGCGGATCTTCCGATGCTCCAGTGGAACTGCTTGAGGATATACGAAAATGGATGGGAGTTGAAGTTTACGAAGGATATGGCCTAACGGAAGGAGGGCCGGTCGTCTTGGAATCGTCCAAGGGAAGACAACGGCCGGGTTCAGCGGGGCATCCCCTTCCAGGAGGCCGGATTAAGATCGTCGACTCCCAAGAGCAGGAGGTGCCACCCGGAACAACAGGGGAGCTTTGGGTAAGCAATCCTGGTGTAGCGGATGGTTACTGGAACTTGCCGGAGGTATCGAAGAAGAAGATTACACCGGATGGTTGGCTGAAGACAGGAGACATGGCTTGGCAGGATTCAGAAGGGTTCGTCTACATCGTCGGGCGTAGGGACGACATGATCAACGTTGGCGGTGAAAACGTGTATCCGAAGGAAGTGGAAAATCTCCTTCTCAAGCATCCGCAGATTGAGGATGTCTGCGTTCTACCAACCGCCCATCCCATTAAAGGTGAGGTGCCTGTGGCCTTTGTCGTGACTCGGCAAGCGATCGACAAGGAGGACATCAAACGCTTCTTCATTGAACATGGTCCGGCTTATGCTCATCCGCGGGAAATATTCTACCTTGAGGCGTTACCGTTGACAGGTCCGGGCAAGGTGGATCGGACGAAACTAAAGCAAATGTTAGCTGAAATCATTCAAGAGAAGTCAAGAAAAGGAGAGGAATGAATATGAGAGCAGCACTTATCGTACAACATGGGGATCGTAATAACGTCGTGGTGGGGGAACATCCGAAGCCGATAGCAGGTGAAGGAGAAGTTGTGGTCAAGGTGAAGGCCGTATCTCTAAACCACTTAGATATCTTCGTGCGCAGAGGGATTCCGGGGAGAACTCTGGAGCTTCCGCATATTTCAGGCGGCGACGTAGCGGGGATCGTCGATGAGGTTGGACCTGGCGTCGACCACGTTCAACCAGGAGACCGCGTATTGATTGACCCGCACATTCCTGGCAAGGGAGCGCTGGGTGAAGATACGACGGGAGGCTTGGCGGAGTTTGTCAGTGTACCGGCCCAAAATCTGATTCCTCTGCCGGAAGACATTTCCTTCGAGGAGGCTGCAGCACTGCCGATCGCTTACGGGACAGCATGGAGAATGCTGATTACGCAGGGAAAGCTGCAGGCGAATGAAACCATCGTTATTCTTGGCGCCAGCGGCGGGGTAGGGAATGCTGCCGTGCTGATTGCAAAACTGGCGGGAGCGAAAATTATCGCAGCCGCAGGTTCTGACGCCAAAACCGAAAAGCTGAAAGAATTGGGCGCGGATTATGTGATTAACTACAACAAAACCGATTTTTCCAAAGAGGTATGGTCCATCACCGGCAAACAAGGCGCCGATATCGTTGTGGATTACACGGGTAAAGCCACTTGGCCGCAAAGCATCAAGGCCACCCGCAAAGGGGGACGAATTCTGACTTGCGGAGCAACGACGGGATTCGAAGCAGTCACCGATTTGCGTTATGTATGGGTTCGGGAAATTTCCATTATTGGCTCTAACGGTTGGGGACCGGGTGACATACCTACTCTGCTGGATTTGGTACGCCAAGGGAAGCTAAAACCGATTATCGACCGTGTCTTGCCGCTTGAAGATATTCGCGAAGCCCATCGCTTGATCGAAGAACGGGAAATTTTCGGCAAAATCATCATTAAACCTTAAATCAACACCGTCATGAAGGGAGAGGAAACGTCTATGGGAACGGATTTGCAGTTTGACCATGCGGTGCATTTCGTAAGCAAGCCGGAAGATCTCATTGCTGAGTTAGCTGAGCTGGGGATTCATACGGTGCAGGGAGGTCGGCATGAAGGGATCGGGACTTATAATTCGCTGACTTACTTTGATTTAAGTTATATCGAATGGATCGGTGTGTTCGATCACCAACTGCTGCCTCCTCATCAAGAGACCCCCCGATACGGGCTGGTCGAGACATTGGCTGAGGATGGCTACACCGAGGGACTGAGCCGCATCGGTGTTCGCACCCAGCGGATTGACGAGCTGGCAGTCCATCTGGCTAACCAGGGCCTCGAGGTCGTTGGCCCGGTGGATTGCAGCCGCCGTCGCCCGGACGGCAAGCTGATTAGCTGGAAGCTGTTATTTGCGGGTCAGCCGGAAGGCGGATTGCCGCTCCCGTTTTTTATCCAATGGGATGATTCCGACGAGACCCGGAGAGCGGAGTTAACGCAGCATGGCACAATTGCTGAGCACGGCCTTGGTCCACTGAAGCTGGATTATGTGGCTTTTACTGTACACAATCTGGCGAAGACCGTCGACAATTGGACGAAATGGCTGGGCTTGGAGGCAGAAGCTCACGGCTATGACGACGTTTGGCAAGGGAAGAAGCAAACCGTTCGTTTAGGAGACGTCTCCCTCGTATTCATCGAACCGGATCAAAACGGGACTGCCTCGACGTTTCTGCAGAAGCGGGGAGAACGGCCGTTTGCTCTCGGTTTGACCGGAGGGGCGGCCCGGGCGGTTCAACCTTATTTGAATCTTCATGGTTCCATTTATCATTTGGCATAGGCTTTGAAAGTGGTTTGAACAGGAAGGAGAGGTATCGCATGGCGGCGGGCGTCAAGAAAGGTAAGAAGTCGAAAGCCATAGGAGTCACGATTACGCAAGTTGCCATTGTTGTCGCACTGTTAGTGTGGATGGAAGTGGCCGTTGCGAACGATTGGGTCAATCGTGTGTTTATGGCTTCCCCGTCTCAGATCGTAGACGAATTGATTTATATGTTGAAGGAGAATACATTGTGGCCGCACTTGTCCATATCCTTGCAGGAGGTTGCGGTGGGTTATCTCATTTCCGTTGTCGCGGGAATTGGCCTGGGCGTCCTGTACGTTTCGTTCCCGCTGGTGGAGAAGTTGCTGGACCCGTTTGTCGCGGCTGCAATGGCTGTGCCGAAGACTGCTGTGATGCCGTTGCTCATCGTGTGGTTCGGAATTGGGTTTAAGAGTAAAGTCATCCTCGTCTTTTTATTTTGCTTTTTCAACATTTTATACAATACGGTTACCGGCGCCAAACAGACTCGGATCGAGCATTTGAAGCTGGCTCAGGTGTTTAAGGCGAGCCGGGCTCAGACGGTGTTCAAGGTGTTGCTGCCCTCAGCGCTTCCCTCCATCTTTAATGGGTTGCGGGTGACCGCAGCTACGGCCATTACCGGGGTGGTGTTCGCTGAAATGGCCGCAGCCAAGAACGGTCTCGGGTATGTACTAAATGAAGCTCAAGCGGTGTTGAACACACCCAGATTGTTCTTGGTGATTATTCTGGTAACGGTGCTTTCTGTGCTGTTCGTTGCTCTCGTCAATTTGATTGAACGACTGGTTTGCCGTCGCTGGACGCCTAGACGTTCTGCATAACGAATGTAAATTCCAAAGAGGAGTGTAGAGATATGTATTTAAAGAAAACCATTCACTTGTTGATCGCCGTGATACTTGTTCTTTCCCTGGCTGCTTGCGGATCGTCCAATGAATCCAAAGCGGGGAATTCCACCAATACCGGCACGGCTAACAATGCAGAGGCTGCTTCGGCAGAGCCCGCTGAAACCGCCGAACCGAGTGAATCTACGGTCGATATCGCTGCGGGGATTCCGCCTTGGCAGGGTAGAGACAATAAAGAAGTTACGCTCACCGTTGGTTTTTCCAAGGGGATGACCGGTATCGCCAACCAATTTGCTGTTGCTAAAGGCTGGTATGAGGATGCGGGCATTCATTTGAACTTCGTGGATACCCCGAACCCGGTATCTGCCTTTGGGGCAGGTGAGGTGGATCTCGCGGATGGAGACCCGGGTACTTATATTCCGGCCATCGTCAACGGAGTGAAAATCAAGGTTGTCAGCAACATGTGGCGGAACCGCGGAGCTTATTGGATCATTGCCAAACCGGAGATTAAGTCGTTTGCCGATCTGAAGGGCAAGACGGTTGGATCTGCTCAAGCCATCGGCGGCATGGCTCTGACCTTGATGGAGGTGCTGTCCCAAAACGGGATCGATCCGAAGAAGGACGTCGAGCTAGTACCTAACGGCTTCTATCAATCGGCCTATGCTACCTTCGTGTCCGGGGAAGTCGATGCAACGATTATTCATAATCCATACGCGACTATGGTTGAGAAAAATGGGGAAGGCAATGTACTTGCGAAAACCTGGGAATACTTGCCTGATTATCATACCGGCGTTTTGGTGGCCAGCCAAAAATTGATTGATGAGCAGCCCGACGTGGTGGAGCGGGTATTGGAGGTTTATTTCTACGCTAACGAATACGCCAAAACGCATTTTGACGAGTTTATCCCTTGGGCCGCCGAATATTTGAACCTTGACGAAGAGACGACTCGTGAGGCAATTGAAGCGGAGATCGAATTGTGGGAGAACAATCCGATCGTGGATGTGGACCGCTTGCAGGTCACTGAGGATCTGTTGACGGAATACGGCATGCAGCGCGACAAGGTTTCCGTGGATGGGACTGTTGATAACCAATTCGCGGAGAAGGTAGCGAAAACCTTGAAGCTGGACAAATACAAAACGGAGAACTAACAGGAGGAAGCCGACAGAAAGGAGCGGGTAAATATGCCGACCATCGAGCTTCGGAACATCACCAAGGAATACGAGAATGTCGACGGGGAGCAGACCTATGCGCTGCATAACATCAACCTGACGGTTCAGGATGGCGAATTTGTCTGCGTGCTGGGGCCAAGTGGCTGCGGAAAGAGCACCTTGCTGGAAATTACTGCCGGGCTGTTGAAACAGACAAGCGGAGAGGTGCTGCTGGATCAGGTGCCTCAATCGGGAACCAGCCGCAACATTGGTGTAGTGTTTCAAGATTCCGCCTTATTTCCCTGGAGAAGCATCCGTCGTAATATCGAATTTGGACTGGAAATTTCCGGCATGAGCCGCGCAGAACGACGTGACCGGGT
This region includes:
- a CDS encoding DUF4129 domain-containing transglutaminase family protein codes for the protein MSAPKPAVLTSSGQLAPVTPSRRGGHSAPSVGLRVVITLLLFGLFGEWLYPLHAMIPERQTELLPLFFVLTGALLLFGCLRLPTALYAPLPPLLIAGAMLYLFGRGEGIAWFAGYAHTISADLEAFWDTGRLFSISMETRALLLLIGWTLLVVSVQMLALSRQSILLFLSATVIYLLVLEAAVGLELYLGVIRSAALGLALQAAAFHRGESGPSRGTGSIAGGAVVLACVAGAALLSSLLPLQPVRAISWEQVARSLSEWSGAELTGTPGHAAAVNVSGYGRDDSKLGGPLRLRHDPYFTALSPYNTYWRGESKSVYTGRGWIQPAGEGAPAIAGAERSGGVTGEAAEGEAITAEAQVDTGRELIRQTVTFEAPLSGRVALLSGGLPVQAERIIAGDGNESVQIEPRFDAWADALIVDYAAPAEQIYGYELTSAVPTASADKLRQEEGPDPVEVRDRFLQLPDALPERVRKLGEQLVAGESNRYDAAAAVESYLKHRYAYSLDSRQPPEGADFVDHFLFVDRIGYCDHFSTAMVILLRSGGIPARWVKGFAPGDPAPSAAAASAGAGSGLESASFANSTASAEMHRYSVTYADAHSWVEVYFPEAGWVAFDPTPGFGESIALSVSTLADYRLSEADAGAAFPWLAKAVEVAKHLQPRLAEAAYEQLSHLNPRLRPFDWTALALVAGFALLFAREMRLRGHLLLLAFGRLRLSSAFPGRRELLASADRVWHELALLYGPKPASMTAREYIQSAFSEDQAQAECAEQFVRTWERIYYGGLRLERQESVKFLEQCRKLASRRR
- the guaA gene encoding glutamine-hydrolyzing GMP synthase, producing the protein MNKPNEMIVVLDFGGQYNQLIARRIRDLGVYSELLPYNTPVERLREIAPKGIVFSGGPSSVYAEDAPHIDPAVYDIGVPIFGICYGMQLMAHQLGGKVERAAKREYGKADVDFAEHSALTRGLDSKQTVWMSHGDHVTQLPDGFVVDASTEHAPIAGFSNPDRKMYGVQFHPEVRHSVHGNEMIRNFLYDICGCEGNWSMETFIEDAVRDIRAQVGDGKVLCALSGGVDSSVVAMLIHKAIGDQLTCMFIDHGLLRKGEAESVMETFVGKFDMKVVKIDARERFLSKLAGVDDPEQKRKIIGNEFIYVFDEESAKFDDFTFLAQGTLYTDIVESGTATAQTIKSHHNVGGLPEDMKFKLIEPLKTLFKDEVRKVGEELGLPREIVWRQPFPGPGLAIRVLGEVTEEKLQIVRDSDYILREEIAKAGLDREIWQYFTALPNMRSVGVMGDARTYSYTVGIRAVTSIDGMTADWARIPWDVLEKISVRIVNEVENVNRVVYDITSKPPATIEWE
- a CDS encoding MBL fold metallo-hydrolase, producing the protein MQTPQKQVYQIRLPLPFRLNHVNSYLIQDEEGWSVIDPGLKTPDTEALWIDVLRQFNLSPSDIKRIFITHYHPDHYGFAGAMQQWTGGILLATSATFALANQYYRNEQVEENWSFYRSCGIPEPQCDEMAVLDRELLEQISTIAGESLFVQEGDSFLLGGIPYVTVVGGGHAEGSIGFWNEEKRLLIGGDLLLERITPNITFRYEDEQDPLQQYLDTLIFLRQRNIHTVLPGHGAVFHPQPGYIDRILAHHHERLDKILALFNAAGAKALTPFEVCARLFPGVVHPESIRFALGETVAHLRYLQTKNLLQLQEESHHGLYYFSKA
- a CDS encoding PaaI family thioesterase yields the protein MTAGLSQEELEAVLTDSQYHQFLGFRLEEFGDQSITIRLPYNELFYTSADADGYIHGGMISTLIDVAGYYAIFRFLNRPVPTVDLHINFLRPGRAGDLLATATVVKLGRTVSIADIVVTDLERKQVAIGRGLFSSK
- a CDS encoding class I adenylate-forming enzyme family protein; translated protein: MASYNFAEIIRTSAARASSRIAILAQGKVISYGELVERVNRAGNLFLHLGVKPGDRVAVLFINDYRFLEICFGLISIGAVPVPMNSKLGAETLAYVYENSGSRMLAYHAVLVEKAHSIERLTRVEVSLLCGAEDNLPQDGGGSLNYDELVTAQSNQLELYPTQEEDLCLLPYTSGSTGKPKGCRLTHGGQRWNVSVIVEARGLKPDARIVISLPLYHKNAMVSMKTVFYSGSSAVILPDAVPADILQAIETHRCTYISGVPALYRMLVTHIKNSPRPYDLSSLEFALCGSSDAPVELLEDIRKWMGVEVYEGYGLTEGGPVVLESSKGRQRPGSAGHPLPGGRIKIVDSQEQEVPPGTTGELWVSNPGVADGYWNLPEVSKKKITPDGWLKTGDMAWQDSEGFVYIVGRRDDMINVGGENVYPKEVENLLLKHPQIEDVCVLPTAHPIKGEVPVAFVVTRQAIDKEDIKRFFIEHGPAYAHPREIFYLEALPLTGPGKVDRTKLKQMLAEIIQEKSRKGEE
- a CDS encoding zinc-binding dehydrogenase; translation: MRAALIVQHGDRNNVVVGEHPKPIAGEGEVVVKVKAVSLNHLDIFVRRGIPGRTLELPHISGGDVAGIVDEVGPGVDHVQPGDRVLIDPHIPGKGALGEDTTGGLAEFVSVPAQNLIPLPEDISFEEAAALPIAYGTAWRMLITQGKLQANETIVILGASGGVGNAAVLIAKLAGAKIIAAAGSDAKTEKLKELGADYVINYNKTDFSKEVWSITGKQGADIVVDYTGKATWPQSIKATRKGGRILTCGATTGFEAVTDLRYVWVREISIIGSNGWGPGDIPTLLDLVRQGKLKPIIDRVLPLEDIREAHRLIEEREIFGKIIIKP
- a CDS encoding VOC family protein, encoding MGTDLQFDHAVHFVSKPEDLIAELAELGIHTVQGGRHEGIGTYNSLTYFDLSYIEWIGVFDHQLLPPHQETPRYGLVETLAEDGYTEGLSRIGVRTQRIDELAVHLANQGLEVVGPVDCSRRRPDGKLISWKLLFAGQPEGGLPLPFFIQWDDSDETRRAELTQHGTIAEHGLGPLKLDYVAFTVHNLAKTVDNWTKWLGLEAEAHGYDDVWQGKKQTVRLGDVSLVFIEPDQNGTASTFLQKRGERPFALGLTGGAARAVQPYLNLHGSIYHLA
- a CDS encoding ABC transporter permease, which gives rise to MAAGVKKGKKSKAIGVTITQVAIVVALLVWMEVAVANDWVNRVFMASPSQIVDELIYMLKENTLWPHLSISLQEVAVGYLISVVAGIGLGVLYVSFPLVEKLLDPFVAAAMAVPKTAVMPLLIVWFGIGFKSKVILVFLFCFFNILYNTVTGAKQTRIEHLKLAQVFKASRAQTVFKVLLPSALPSIFNGLRVTAATAITGVVFAEMAAAKNGLGYVLNEAQAVLNTPRLFLVIILVTVLSVLFVALVNLIERLVCRRWTPRRSA
- a CDS encoding ABC transporter substrate-binding protein, yielding MYLKKTIHLLIAVILVLSLAACGSSNESKAGNSTNTGTANNAEAASAEPAETAEPSESTVDIAAGIPPWQGRDNKEVTLTVGFSKGMTGIANQFAVAKGWYEDAGIHLNFVDTPNPVSAFGAGEVDLADGDPGTYIPAIVNGVKIKVVSNMWRNRGAYWIIAKPEIKSFADLKGKTVGSAQAIGGMALTLMEVLSQNGIDPKKDVELVPNGFYQSAYATFVSGEVDATIIHNPYATMVEKNGEGNVLAKTWEYLPDYHTGVLVASQKLIDEQPDVVERVLEVYFYANEYAKTHFDEFIPWAAEYLNLDEETTREAIEAEIELWENNPIVDVDRLQVTEDLLTEYGMQRDKVSVDGTVDNQFAEKVAKTLKLDKYKTEN